In the genome of Devosia rhizoryzae, the window TCCGCCCTGTTCGCCCTCGATATCGCGCATCTGGCCGCCGACCATGCCGCCGGTGCCGCTGCCAGCAGCAAGTTCGCCGACAAGGCGGATGCGGGTTTCGGCATCGGGATGGCAGGCCGGATCGGCGAGGACCGCAAAGGCTTGGGTGAGGAGGGCATCGCCGGCGAGGATGGCGGTCGCGTCGTCATAGGCCTTGTGCACGGTCGGCCGGCCGCGGCGGAGATCGTCGTCGTCCATGGCCGGGAGATCGTCGTGGATCAGCGAATAGCAATGCACCATTTCGATGGCGAGACCGGCGCGCAGGGTTTGATCCTTGGGCAAGGAAAAGATCGCCGCCGACTGGCGCACGAGAAGCGGACGGAGGCGCTTGCCGCCTTCGAGGCTGCCGTGACGCATGGCCGCCACCAGCCGCTCCGCCACGGGCCCCGGCCCCGAAAGTCGCGCGCCGGTCAGGTATTCGGAAAGCCCCGCCTCAACGGCACGGGCACAATCGGCGCTGTCGGCGGAAAAGTCATACATGAGGATGTGCTAGCGGTTTGGCTTGGGGGCGGCAAGGGCCTTGGCCTCCTCCAAAGCCGTCGTTATTGAAGCCCCATGGCCCGACGCAAATCCTTCCTCCGGCACTTGCGCCTTCCGCTCGGCATCCTTGCCGTGCTGGTGGCCATTCCGCTGGTGCTGACGCCGGTTTACCTGGTCGTGCCGCCGATCTCGGTGCCCATGCTGGCGCGCCTCGTGACCGGCCAGCCGGTGGATCGGGACTGGCGGCCGATCGACGAGATTTCGGACCGGCTCAAGGCCTCGGTAATCCTCTCCGAAGACGGCCAGTTCTGCCGTCATTGGGGCGTCGATTTCACGGCGCTCCGGGTCGAGATCGACAATTACCTGGCCGGACGGGAAACGCGCGGCGCCTCCACCATCACCATGCAGGTGGCGCGCAATCTCTTCTTGTGGAACGGGCAAAGCGCCCTGCGCAAGGCGCTCGAAGTGCCGCTCGCGCTCTATATTGACTTGGTCATGCCCAAGAAGCGCATCATGGAAATCTATCTCAACATTGCCGAATGGGGACCGGAGGGGCAGTTCGGCGTCGTCGCGGGCTCCTATCGCGCCTTCGGCCGAGAGCCGCAGAACCTTGATTGGCGCACGGCCAGCCTCCTCGCCGTCACCCTGCCGAACCCCCTTGTCCGCCTCCCGGCTTCGCCCAATGTCGGGCTGTTGCGTCTCGCCGACATCGTCGCGGGCCGGGCGCAGCAATATGGGGAGAGAGCCGCCTGCGTCGGGCCGGGCGGCAGGCTGGCGCTTTGATATCTTGAACCTGCGAGTGATTAGTATATACTCTTTCGACGGAGGTATATACGATGGCATTTTATGTGCGGGATGAGAGTACGGACCGGGCAGTTCGTCGCCTGGCTCAACTCAAGAACAAGAGCCTGACCGAGACTATTCGCGAGGCCGTTGAGTCCGAATACGCGCGCCAGCGTCATGTCGTTCCGCTGAGCGAGCGCCTGGCACCCGTAGTCCAGCACTACCAGTCGTTTCCCGCTCGCGCGGAGGGAGCGGACAAGGCATTTTTCGATGACTTGTCGGGAGATGCCTGATGTTCGTGGATGCCTCCGCCGCGATCTCGATTCTTAGCGGTGAGGAGGATGCAGCGGAATTGGCGGCACGTCTCGACACGGCGCCCGTGGTGATGATGTCGCCGATGTCGATCTATGAGACGGTGGCAGGGCTCGCCCGGAAGCGCCAATGCCCGATCGACGAGGCCGAGGCCATGGTCGACTTTTTTATCTCTGAAACCAGCGCCACTGTGATCGATGTCGATGACAAGGTTGGCCGGGTCGCTATCACGGCGTTTGCCCATTTCGGGAAAGGCCGTCATCCTGCCGACTTGAACATGGGGGATTGCTTTGCCTATGCCTGCGCGCAGGTGCATGGCGTGCCCTTGCTCTACAGGGGCAATGATTTTGTTCACACCGATATCCCTGCGGCCTAGAGCGGCGACAATTGCTCTAGCCAAGCGGGCGCGGTTGCTCTATAGAGCCCACCAATCCTGACAGAGACACGTCTCTGGCCGCTTTTGGCGGCGCAACGATTTTGATTTTCGGAGTACCACCATGGCAGTGCCAAAACGCAAGACCTCGCCGATGAAGCGCGGTTTCCGTCGCTCGGCCGATGCGATTGCCAACCCTACCTATGTCGAAGACAAGGATTCGGGTGAGCTGCGTCGTCCGCACCACGTCGATCTCAAGAGCGGCATGTATCGCGGCCGTCAGATCCTCGCGGCAAAGAACTAAGCCGAAAGGCACTTGGCGCCTATGCGCTAGATCATGTTATTGAGCGGCCGGCCCCCAACAGGGTCGGCCGTTTTCGTTTGCCGCCAGGGAGCGGCCCAGCCGGAGAAGCACTTGATGAGCACGCGCGTCGAATCGGACACCATGGGCACGATCGAGGTCCCGACCGACAAGTATTATGGCGCGCAGACCGCCCGCTCGCTCATGAACTTCGATATCGGTGGCGAGAAGATGCCGGCCGAGATCATCCGCGCTTTCGGCATCCTAAAAAAGGCCGCGGCGCTCGCCAACCACAAGCTCGGTCTCATGGACGAGGCCACCCGGGACCTCGTGGTTGCCGCCGCCGATGAGGTGATCGAGGGCAGGCTTGCCGATCATTTTCCGCTGGTGGTCTGGCAGACCGGTTCGGGCACGCAGTCGAACATGAATGTCAACGAGGTCATCTCCAACCGTGCCATCGAAATGGCCGGCGGCACGATGGGATCGAAAAAGCCCGTCCACCCCAATGACCACGTCAATATGAGCCAGAGCTCGAACGACACCTATCCGACGGCCATGCATATCGCGGCGGTCGAGGCGGTCGAGAACTACCTCTACGAGCGCGTTCAGCTCTTGCGCGACACGCTGGCGCAAAAATCCGAAGAGTTCATGGACGTGGTCAAGATCGGCCGCACGCATCTTCAGGATGCAACGCCCCTGACGCTGGGCCAGGAGATTTCCGGCTGGGTGGCGCAGATCGATTATGCTGTCGCCGCCATCAAGGCGACGATGCCACAGCTCAAGGAACTGGCGCTCGGTGGCACGGCGGTCGGCACAGGGCTCAATGCGCATCCCGACTATGCCGTGGCCGTGGCTAAGGAAATTGCCGAGCTCACCGGCCATGACTTCGTGACCGGCCCCAACAAGTTCGCGCTGCTGGCTGGGCACGACGCCTTTGTCGGCACTTCGGGTGCGCTCAAGCAGCTCGCCGTCGCTTTCATGAAGATTGCCAATGACGTGCGCTGGCTGGCGTCCGGTCCGCGTTCAGGCTTGGGTGAAATCACCATTCCGGAGAACGAGCCGGGCTCGTCGATCATGCCGGGCAAGGTCAATCCGACGCAGTCCGAAGCCATGACCATGGTCGTGGCGCAGGTGATGGGCAATGATGCCGCCATCGGCTTTGCCGCATCGCAAGGCAATTTCGAGCTCAACGTGTTCAAGCCGGTGATCGCCTACAACTTCCTGCAGTCGGTGCGGCTGCTGGCCGATGCGGCGAAGAGCTTTAACGACAATTGCGCCATCGGCATCGAGCCGGACCGCAAGCGCATCAAGCAGCTGGTGGATCAGTCGCTGATGCTGGTCACCGCGCTCAACCGCAAGATCGGCTATGACAATGCCGCCAAGATTGCCAAGACCGCGCACAAGAATGGCGGCACGCTGCGGGAAACGGCGATCGAGCTTGGGCTGCTGACGGGCGAAGAATTCGATGCGGAAGTGAAGCCCGAGCAGATGGTGGGACCGCTCAGGGTTAAGAAGTAAAACCCCCACCCGGCCTCCCCCGAAAGACGGGGGAGGAGCCGCATCGTGTGCTCGGCTTCAGCGGCGGCATACACCGGCCCGCTCCTCCCCCGTTTTCCGGGGGAGGTGGGGTGGGGGCTTCTCGTTGCGGCGCCTAAAGTGCAAAGCCCTCGGGTCGAGCCCGAGGGTGACGATCTGTGATAATATTGACTATCCCCGCACAGCCGCCTCGAGCGCCGCCACGTCGATCTTGCGCATCGTCATCATGGCCTCGAACGCCCGCTTAGCGCCGGAGCCGCCGGCTTTCATGGCGTTGGTGAGGGCGCGGGGGG includes:
- a CDS encoding polyprenyl synthetase family protein, with product MYDFSADSADCARAVEAGLSEYLTGARLSGPGPVAERLVAAMRHGSLEGGKRLRPLLVRQSAAIFSLPKDQTLRAGLAIEMVHCYSLIHDDLPAMDDDDLRRGRPTVHKAYDDATAILAGDALLTQAFAVLADPACHPDAETRIRLVGELAAGSGTGGMVGGQMRDIEGEQGGFSETDIATMQAMKTGALIRAAVRMGAILGGADARALSALTAYAEAAGRAFQLADDILDVTATPEAMGKATGKDQDAGKQTVVSRLGVDGARKMLDGIVNEALLALRTFGPKADGLRATARYFAVRQK
- a CDS encoding transglycosylase domain-containing protein; translated protein: MARRKSFLRHLRLPLGILAVLVAIPLVLTPVYLVVPPISVPMLARLVTGQPVDRDWRPIDEISDRLKASVILSEDGQFCRHWGVDFTALRVEIDNYLAGRETRGASTITMQVARNLFLWNGQSALRKALEVPLALYIDLVMPKKRIMEIYLNIAEWGPEGQFGVVAGSYRAFGREPQNLDWRTASLLAVTLPNPLVRLPASPNVGLLRLADIVAGRAQQYGERAACVGPGGRLAL
- a CDS encoding type II toxin-antitoxin system VapB family antitoxin; this encodes MAFYVRDESTDRAVRRLAQLKNKSLTETIREAVESEYARQRHVVPLSERLAPVVQHYQSFPARAEGADKAFFDDLSGDA
- a CDS encoding type II toxin-antitoxin system VapC family toxin, with the protein product MFVDASAAISILSGEEDAAELAARLDTAPVVMMSPMSIYETVAGLARKRQCPIDEAEAMVDFFISETSATVIDVDDKVGRVAITAFAHFGKGRHPADLNMGDCFAYACAQVHGVPLLYRGNDFVHTDIPAA
- the rpmF gene encoding 50S ribosomal protein L32 encodes the protein MAVPKRKTSPMKRGFRRSADAIANPTYVEDKDSGELRRPHHVDLKSGMYRGRQILAAKN
- the fumC gene encoding class II fumarate hydratase; this encodes MSTRVESDTMGTIEVPTDKYYGAQTARSLMNFDIGGEKMPAEIIRAFGILKKAAALANHKLGLMDEATRDLVVAAADEVIEGRLADHFPLVVWQTGSGTQSNMNVNEVISNRAIEMAGGTMGSKKPVHPNDHVNMSQSSNDTYPTAMHIAAVEAVENYLYERVQLLRDTLAQKSEEFMDVVKIGRTHLQDATPLTLGQEISGWVAQIDYAVAAIKATMPQLKELALGGTAVGTGLNAHPDYAVAVAKEIAELTGHDFVTGPNKFALLAGHDAFVGTSGALKQLAVAFMKIANDVRWLASGPRSGLGEITIPENEPGSSIMPGKVNPTQSEAMTMVVAQVMGNDAAIGFAASQGNFELNVFKPVIAYNFLQSVRLLADAAKSFNDNCAIGIEPDRKRIKQLVDQSLMLVTALNRKIGYDNAAKIAKTAHKNGGTLRETAIELGLLTGEEFDAEVKPEQMVGPLRVKK